GAACGCCGCCGGGGTTCGGAACTTTTCATCAATGACGGCGCCTATGGCAGCCTGGCCGACGCCGGCGCCTTGGGCATGCAGTTCCCCGTGCGCCTGGTGCGCCGGACGGAGGCGGAGGAACTGCAGGCGTTCAGCTTCTGGGGCCCCACCTGCGACAGTGCCGACTATATGCGCGGTCCCTTCCTGTTGCCCGCCGACATCCGCGAGGGCGACTGGATCGAGATCGGGCAACTGGGCGCCTATGGCGCGGCCTTGCGCACGGCGTTCAACGGCTTCGACCAGGCCCGCCTGGTGGAGGTGCGCGACGCCCCGCTGGTGGTCACCGCAGGTCTGGCCCCCACCACGGTTCGACGGAATTATCGATACGGCGTATTGCGTCGCCGCATCGCTTAAGGCAAACACGGCGCTCTTAATCCAACAAAGGGGTCGGCGGCTGGAAGGTCGTCGGCGAATTCGCGACAGCAACAGACGGTCGGTCAACCGTTAGTAAAGCCCGGAGACAGTATCATGCCCCAGTTCCCCAAACATGCCGCCATCCCCGGGCGACTCTTTATCATCGGTTTCGGCAGTATCGGCCAAGGCGTGCTGCCGTTGTTGTTGCGCCACCTGGACATCACGGCCGACCGCATCACCATCATCACGGCCGACGAGCGCGGCCGGGACGAGGCGGCGCGGTACCAGGTCGATTTCCAGATCCGTCCCCTGACCCGTGACAACCACCGCGACATCCTGGTGCCGCATCTGCGCCGGGGCGACTTCGTGCTGAACCTGTCGGTGGACGTCTCGTCCCTGGCGCTGGTGGAACTGTGCCAGGAGGCGGGCGCCTTTTACCTGGACACCTGCATCGAGCCCTGGGCCGGCGGCTACACCGATGCCAGCCTGACGCCGTCGTTGCGCAGCAACTACGCCCTGCGCGAGGAAGCGCTGGCCCTGAAGGCCCGCTGCGCCGGCGGTCCCACCGCCGTGCTGACCCACGGGGCCAACCCCGGCCTGGTGTCGCACTTCATGAAGCAGGCGCTGCTGAACATCGCGCAGGACAGCGGCCTGGACGTGGCCGTGCCCCAGGATCGCCAGGGTTGGGCCGAACTGGCGCAGCACCTGGGCATCAAGACCGTGCACGTGGCCGAGCGCGACACCCAGGTGGCCGACCGCCCGCGCGAACGGGGGGAGTTCGTCAACACCTGGTCGATCGACGGCTTCGTCAGCGAAGGCTGCCAGCCGGCCGAACTGGGCTGGGGCACGCATGAGCGCCACTTCCCCGTGGATGGCCAGCGCCACGCGTTCGGCGATCAGGCCGCCATCTTCCTGAACCGCCCCGGCATCAGCACCAAGGTGCGCACCTGGACCCCCATGGAAGGCCCCTTCCACGGTTTCCTGGTGACGCATAACGAAGCCATCTCCATCGCCGACTATTTCACGGCGGTCGATTCGGAGGGCAAGGCGGTCTACCGCCCCACCTGCCACTACGCCTACCACCCCTGCGACGACGCCATCACCTCGATCCATGAGTTCGTGGGCAAGGGTTATGTCCAGCAGGAACGCCAGCGCCTGCTGATGACCGAGATCGTCGACGCGCATCGACGAGCTGGGCGTGCTGCTGTGTGGGCATGAGAAGGGCGCCTACTGGTACGGCTCGCAACTGACCGTGACCGAGGCGCGCGAACTGGTGCCCTACAACAACGCCACCAGCCTGCAGGTCTGCGCCACCGTGCTGGGCGGCATGGTCTGGGCCCTGGAGAACCCCGCCCTGGGCCCGGTGGAGGCCGATGAGGTCTCGTTCGAGCGGGTGATGGAAATCGCCACGCCCTACCTGGGCCCGGTGGTCGGCGTCTACACCGACTGGACCCCCCTGGACGGCCGCGAGGCCCTGTTCCCGGAAGATCTGGACCGCGACGACGCCTGGCAGTTCAAGAACGTCCGGGTTTCCTGACCCTGCCACCAAGGTAGTCAATCTCCCCGGAGCGTAGCGACAAGGCCGCGACCGCGGCCGCCGCAGTTTTCCGGGGAACGGAGCGGACTGGAAAACGAGGAAGCCCAGCCACCGGAGGTGGCGCCCGGCGCCTGAGGGCGAAAGACACATATCCCCTCCCCGGCGGGCGCGGGGCTTAAACAATTGCGCGCCGGCCACGCTGCGATTAAAGACCCGTAACGGGCACTGTCGCCCTTTCGACGCCCGGGACCCTTCTGCATTATGACTGACAGCGCCGACGAGGCCATTGCGGCCAAGGCCCTGCTGCCGGCCGGCTTGCGCGATCTGCTGCCGCCCGCCGCCCAGCATGAGGCCCGCATCGTGGAACAGCTGATGGCGGACTTCGCCCGCCATGGGTATGACCGGGTCAAGCCGCCGCTGCTTGAGTTCGAGGAAGGCCTGCTGGCCGGCCCGGGCGCCAAGCTGGCGCACCAGACCTTCCGCCTGATGGACCCGGTGTCCCAGCGCATGATGGGCCTGCGCGCCGACATGACGCCGCAGGTGGCCCGTATCGCCCAGACCCGCCTGGGCAACGCCCCGCGCCCCTTGCGCCTCTCCTACTCCGGCCAGGTGCTGCGGGTTAAGGGCTCGCAGTTGCGCCACCAGCGCCAGTTCGGCCAGGTGGGCGTGGAACTGATCGGCAGCCTGCGCGCCGAGGCCGACGCCGAGATCGTGCTGCTGGCGACGGAGGCCCTGACCAATCTGGGCGCCGACGGCCTGACCGTCGACCTGACCGTGCCGACCCTGGTGCCCGCATTGTTCCGCTCACTGGGCCTGGATGAGGCCACGCAGCGTGCCGCGCGCGAAGCGCTGGACCACCGCGATGCCGCCGGCATCAAGGCCATCGGCGGCACGGCCGCCGATCTGCTGGGCCGGGTCATGGCCTGCTGCGGCAACGCCCCGGCCGCCGTGGAGGCCCTGGCCGCCGTGGAACTGCCGGCCGAGGCCGAGCCGGAGCGCCAGCGCCTGGCCACCGTGGTCAACCTGATCGTCAGCGCCGCGCCCCATGTGCAGATCACCATCGACCCGGTGGAGCAGCGCGGTTTCGAATATCAGACGGGCGTCAGCTTCACCCTGTTCGCCCGCGGCGTACGCGGTGAGATCGGCCGGGGCGGGCGCTACCGCACCGATGCCGGGGAACCCGCCACCGGCTTCACGCTTTTCACCGACACGGTGATCGAAGCCGTGCCCGGTCCCACCCCCGCCCGCCGCCTGCTGGTGCCCCACGGCACGCCGGCGGCGCAGGCCCAGCGCCTGCGTGAGAAGGGTTGGGAAACGGTGGCGGCGCTGGAGCCGTTGGCCGATGATGCGGCGGAAGCCAAGCGCCTGGGCTGCACCCATCTGCTGCGGGACGGCTGGACCGTCGAGGTCTGACCGAACCGCCCTATCTGTTTATCCTGCGGGCGGCATCGCGCCGGCCCCGCGTCTGAATTCTCGCGTTTGCGTTCAAGGGAGAACCATCATGGCCAATGTCGCGGTCGTCGGCTCGCAGTGGGGTGACGAGGGCAAGGGCAAGATCGTCGATTGGCTGTCCAGCCGCGCCGATGTCGTCGTCCGTTTCCAGGGCGGCCACAACGCCGGCCATACGCTGGTCATCAACGGCGTCGTCTACAAGCTGTCGCTGCTGCCCTCGGGCGTGGTGCGGCCCGGCAAGCTGTCGGTCATCGGCAACGGCGTGGTGGTCGACCCCTGGGCGCTGCTGCGCGAGATCGACAATATCGCCGGCCAGGGTGTGACGATCACCCCGGAAAGCCTGATCGTGGCCGAGAACGCCACCCTGATCCTGCCGCTGCACAGCGCGGTGGACAAGGCGCGCGAGGAAGCCAAGGGTGCCGGCAAGATCGGCACCACTGGCCGCGGCATCGGCCCGGCGTACGAGGACAAGGTGGCCCGCCGCGCCATCCGCCTGTGCGACCTGGCGGACGAGGCGGTGCTGGAACACAAGGTGGACCAGCTGCTGTTCCACCATAACGCCCTGCTGCGCGGCCTGAACGCGCCGGAAATCGACCGGGCGGAACTGCTGGCCCAGATCCGTGAGATCGCGCCCCGCATCCTGCCCTACAGCGCCGTCGTCTGGCAGCGCCTGGAAGAGGCCCGCGCCCAGGGCAAGCGCATCCTGTTCGAAGGCGCCCAGGGCGCCATGCTGGACGTGGACCACGGCACGTATCCCTTCGTCACCTCGTCCAACACCGTGTCGGGCAACGCCGCCGCCGGCAGCGGCATGGGCCCCGGCGCGGTGGGTTACGTGCTGGGCATCACCAAGGCCTACACCACCCGCGTCGGCTCCGGCCCCTTCCCGACAGAGCTGCTGAACGACATCGGTGAGCTGATCGGCGCCAAGGGCAAGGAATTCGGCGTGGTGACGGGCCGCAAGCGCCGCTGCGGCTGGTTCGACGCCGTGCTGGTGCGCCAGGCGGTGAAGGTCGGCGGCATCACCGGCATCGCGCTCACCAAGCTGGACGTGCTGGACGGCATCGAAGAGCTGAAGGTGTGCACCGGCTATCGCTACAAGGGCGAGATCATCCACCACCTGCCGGCCAGCCAGACCGCCCAGGCGGAAGTGGAACCGATCTACGAGACCTTCGAAGGCTGGACCGACAGCACCTACGGCGCCCGGTCCTGGGCCGACCTGCCGGCCACGGCCATCAAGTACATCCGCCGCATCGAGGAACTGATTGAGGCGCCGGTGACCCTGCTGTCCACCAGCCCCGAGCGCGACGACACCATCCTGATGCGTGATCCTTTCCAGGGGTAAGGGTTGTCTTAGGAAAAGGCCCGATGGCGTACATCACGCCATCGGGTAGCCCGCGACCGCGGGCGCCGGAGCGAGTACCGCAGGGCGGAGCGAGGATAGCCAAGCGGCCGGATGGCCGCGCCGGCGCTTGAGGAACAGGGAAAAAATGGCGACTATCATCATCCCGCCACAGGATCCACTGATGGGCCGGGTGGCGCCGCCGGGGTCCAAGTCCATCACCAATCGCGCCCTGCTGCTGGCAGGCCTGGCCCAAGGCACCAGCCGGCTGACCGGCGCCCTGAAAAGCGACGACACCCGCTATATGGCCCAGGCCCTGCGCGACATGGGTGTCGCGGTGGATGAGCCGGACGACACCACCTTCGTCGTCCACGGCACCGGCCGGCTGGCGGCACCCGCCCAACCCCTGTTCCTGGGCAACGCCGGCACCGCCACCCGCTTCCTGACGGCGGCGGTCGCTGCGGCGGTGGACGGCACCGTGGTGGTGGACGGCGACGCCCACATGCGCAAGCGCCCCATCGCCCCCCTGGTCGCGGCCCTGAAGACCCTGGGCGTGGACATTACCGCCGAGACCGGCTGCCCCCCCGTCACCGTCAATGGTCGGGGCGGCTATGCCGGCGGCCGGGTGGAGATCGACGGCGGCCTGTCCAGCCAATACGTCTCCGCCCTTCTGATGATGGGCGCGCTGGGCCGCCAGGCCACCGACGTGGTGCTGACCGGCGCCGACATCGGCGCCAAGGGCTACGTCGATCTGACCACCGCCGCCATGGCGGCCTTCGGCGCCCAGGTCAGCCACCCCAGCGACACCGTCTGGACCGTGGCCGCCACCGGCTACCGGGCCGCCGATTTCCATATCGAACCCGACGCGTCAGCCGCCACATATCTTTGGGCGGCGGAGGCCCTGACGGGCGGCGCCATCGACCTGGGCACGCCGGCCGCCGCCTTCACCCAGCCCGACGCCCGCGCCTACGATTTTATCCGCCTGTTCCCCCACCTGCCAGCCGTCATCGACGGATCGCAGATGCAGGACGCCATCCCCACCCTGGCCGTCCTGGCGGCCTTCAACACCACGCCGGTGCGCTTCACCGGCATCGCCAACCTGCGGGTCAAGGAATGCGACCGGGTGGCCGCTCTGGCCACCGAACTGGCGCGCATCCGCCCCGGCCTGGGCGTTGAAGAGGGCGACGATCTGCTGGTGGCCAGCGACCCGGCCCTGGTCGGCCAGACCCTGCCCACCCGTATCGAGACGTACGCCGACCACCGCATCGCCATGAGTTTCGCCCTGGCCGGCCTGAAAATCCACGGGCTGACCATCCTGGATCCCGGCTGTGTCGCCAAGACCTATCCCGGCTACTGGGATGCGTTGGCCAGCCTGGGCGTGAAGCTGCAAGACGCGGCGTAAGGGTCAAGGCAGCAGCGGCAACGCCCGGGCAAAATCCTGAACCCAATCGCGCTGCCCTTCCGTATCCGGCACGGGCACGCCGCGCGCCTGGGCGATACGGGCGAACGCCTGCCCCACATCCAAGCCGCCGCAAGCCATCACGCCGGCCACCATCAGCGAAGACCGGCCGATACCCGCCCGACAATGCACGGCAACGGATTGGCCGGTTGCCAGCGCCTGGATCAGACGGCGGGTCAGCGCGGCTGTCTGGCGTATCGAATCCGGCACGCCCCGGTCGGGAATCGGGAATGCCGTGAAGGCCTGGCCGCTGGCCCGACACAGGGCCGCCTCCTCTTCCAACCCCAGTTCCCTGACCTCCGCCGGCTCCAGCAGGCTGACCACCTCGCCCACGCCGGCATCGCGCCAGCCAGCGATTTCATCCTCCAGCCAATCGCCGGAACGGGGGCGCGCCATGATGGCCAGCCGGCCTGTCCAAGACAGGCCCTCGCTATTGATCCAATAAAGGGCGGGCCGCATGCCGGGCGTCCTTCGGGTGGGCACAAATTGTCGGGGAGGACGCCGCAATGACGCCAAACCCGGTCAGAAGGCCCGCGAACGGACCGGCAGTCAAGACGGGACAGCTCCCCTTGACGCCCCCTTCGAATCGATTCTACATTGTAGAAGAAATCAGGGAGGGCAAACCCCATGGGCAGAAACACGCTGGGCGCCTTGGAACAGGCGATCATGATGGTCATCCTGGCGCTGGGCGACGGCGCCTACGGCGTCGCCATCCGGGATGAGCTGTCGCGGCGCACGCAGCGCGACCATTCCTTCGGCGCCGTCTACACCACGCTGGACCGGCTGGTGGCCAAGGAGTTGCTGATCACCCACCTGGGCGAACCGACCCAGAAGCGCGGCGGCCGGGCCAAGCGTTTCTTCACACTGACGCCGGAGGGCCGGCAGGCGCTGGACGGGGCGGTGAACGCGCGCCAGGAACTGGAAAGCGGCCTGGGCCTGGCCTCCTCGCTGCTGGCCGGGCGGTGATCCCATGACGACGACGCCAAGGTCCCATTCCGCCGCCGTCATCACCCCTCTGAACCTGCCCCTGTTCCCCCGCCTGTGCCTGATGCTGGTCGCCACCGCCGACGAGGTGGAGGACCGCATGGGCGATTTACAGGAGGTCTACGCCAACAACCTGGCGGCCTGGGGCGAGGAAGAGGCCTTGCGGCGCTACCGGCGCGACATCGCGTCCTGCATCCTGGCCATCGCCTATCGGCGGCTGGAAAACCTGGTGCTGCTGCGGTTCCTGGACCGGCTGAAGGCGCTGGAATCCATCCTGGCTGGGGCGTTTTCCCTGGCCCTGGCCTTTGTTCTGCTATCGCAGTTGGTGCCGCCGCCCTGGTGGATGCGGGCGGGGCTGGCCCACAACCCCGGCACCTTCCTGGGCGGCAACCTGGTGGAATACCCGTTCTGCCAGGGCTGGACGGATTACAAGGGCGGCAACCGCATGCAGGCGGCCCTGGACACCCCCGGCGCCCACGTCACGGAAGTCGGGACCCAGGAACCCTTCCGCGCCGG
The DNA window shown above is from Azospirillaceae bacterium and carries:
- a CDS encoding ATP phosphoribosyltransferase regulatory subunit, which encodes MTDSADEAIAAKALLPAGLRDLLPPAAQHEARIVEQLMADFARHGYDRVKPPLLEFEEGLLAGPGAKLAHQTFRLMDPVSQRMMGLRADMTPQVARIAQTRLGNAPRPLRLSYSGQVLRVKGSQLRHQRQFGQVGVELIGSLRAEADAEIVLLATEALTNLGADGLTVDLTVPTLVPALFRSLGLDEATQRAAREALDHRDAAGIKAIGGTAADLLGRVMACCGNAPAAVEALAAVELPAEAEPERQRLATVVNLIVSAAPHVQITIDPVEQRGFEYQTGVSFTLFARGVRGEIGRGGRYRTDAGEPATGFTLFTDTVIEAVPGPTPARRLLVPHGTPAAQAQRLREKGWETVAALEPLADDAAEAKRLGCTHLLRDGWTVEV
- a CDS encoding adenylosuccinate synthase; the protein is MANVAVVGSQWGDEGKGKIVDWLSSRADVVVRFQGGHNAGHTLVINGVVYKLSLLPSGVVRPGKLSVIGNGVVVDPWALLREIDNIAGQGVTITPESLIVAENATLILPLHSAVDKAREEAKGAGKIGTTGRGIGPAYEDKVARRAIRLCDLADEAVLEHKVDQLLFHHNALLRGLNAPEIDRAELLAQIREIAPRILPYSAVVWQRLEEARAQGKRILFEGAQGAMLDVDHGTYPFVTSSNTVSGNAAAGSGMGPGAVGYVLGITKAYTTRVGSGPFPTELLNDIGELIGAKGKEFGVVTGRKRRCGWFDAVLVRQAVKVGGITGIALTKLDVLDGIEELKVCTGYRYKGEIIHHLPASQTAQAEVEPIYETFEGWTDSTYGARSWADLPATAIKYIRRIEELIEAPVTLLSTSPERDDTILMRDPFQG
- a CDS encoding 3-phosphoshikimate 1-carboxyvinyltransferase, whose amino-acid sequence is MATIIIPPQDPLMGRVAPPGSKSITNRALLLAGLAQGTSRLTGALKSDDTRYMAQALRDMGVAVDEPDDTTFVVHGTGRLAAPAQPLFLGNAGTATRFLTAAVAAAVDGTVVVDGDAHMRKRPIAPLVAALKTLGVDITAETGCPPVTVNGRGGYAGGRVEIDGGLSSQYVSALLMMGALGRQATDVVLTGADIGAKGYVDLTTAAMAAFGAQVSHPSDTVWTVAATGYRAADFHIEPDASAATYLWAAEALTGGAIDLGTPAAAFTQPDARAYDFIRLFPHLPAVIDGSQMQDAIPTLAVLAAFNTTPVRFTGIANLRVKECDRVAALATELARIRPGLGVEEGDDLLVASDPALVGQTLPTRIETYADHRIAMSFALAGLKIHGLTILDPGCVAKTYPGYWDALASLGVKLQDAA
- a CDS encoding protein-tyrosine phosphatase family protein, which translates into the protein MRPALYWINSEGLSWTGRLAIMARPRSGDWLEDEIAGWRDAGVGEVVSLLEPAEVRELGLEEEAALCRASGQAFTAFPIPDRGVPDSIRQTAALTRRLIQALATGQSVAVHCRAGIGRSSLMVAGVMACGGLDVGQAFARIAQARGVPVPDTEGQRDWVQDFARALPLLP
- a CDS encoding helix-turn-helix transcriptional regulator, translated to MGRNTLGALEQAIMMVILALGDGAYGVAIRDELSRRTQRDHSFGAVYTTLDRLVAKELLITHLGEPTQKRGGRAKRFFTLTPEGRQALDGAVNARQELESGLGLASSLLAGR